A region of Anolis sagrei isolate rAnoSag1 chromosome 2, rAnoSag1.mat, whole genome shotgun sequence DNA encodes the following proteins:
- the SMUG1 gene encoding single-strand selective monofunctional uracil DNA glycosylase isoform X1 → MSLFASQEKIQPGGRSPMNSSEAPMNVLEGGSLAEEFLRIEREQMVRLGDLTFPESVRYVYKPLDYAWEPHQDYVHRYCQSPKEVLFLGMNPGPFGMAQTGVPFGAVQPVRDWLQVRGEVSRPACEHPKRPIRGLECPQTEVSGARFWGFFRSLCASPDAFFRRCFVHNHCPLLFVSESGRNLTPADLPAAQREQLLQVCDDALCETVKLLGIAMVIGVGRFAEQRARKALAASGITVRVEGVMHPSPRNPQANKGWDAIMRAKLEELGVMPLITG, encoded by the exons ATGTCCTTGTTTGCTTCTCAGGAAAAGATTcagccag GTGGAAGATCTCCGATGAACTCCTCAGAGGCCCCCATGAACGTCTTGGAAGGGGGCAGCTTGGCTGAAGAGTTTCTGCGCATCGAACGAGAGCAGATGGTCCGCCTGGGGGACCTCACCTTCCCAGAGTCTGTTCGATATGTTTACAAGCCTCTGGATTATGCCTGGGAGCCACACCAAGATTATGTGCATCGATACTGCCAGTCTCCCAAGGAGGTGCTCTTTCTTGGCATGAACCCTGGACCTTTTGGTATGGCACAGACTGGG GTGCCATTTGGAGCAGTGCAGCCTGTCCGAGACTGGCTCCAGGTACGTGGGGAGGTTTCTAGGCCAGCATGTGAGCATCCCAAGAGACCCATCCGGGGCTTGGAGTGCCCCCAGACAGAGGTGAGTGGGGCCCGCTTCTGGGGTTTCTTCCGCTCCTTGTGTGCTAGTCCTGATGCCTTCTTCCGCCGCTGTTTTGTTCACAACCACTGCCCGTTGCTTTTTGTCAGCGAGAGTGGGCGCAACCTGACTCCGGCAGACTTGCCAGCAGCCCAGCGAGAACAGCTCTTGCAGGTCTGTGATGATGCGCTGTGCGAAACGGTGAAGCTATTGGGCATTGCGATGGTCATTGGTGTGGGACGGTTTGCGGAACAGCGGGCCCGCAAGGCCCTAGCAGCCTCTGGTATTACCGTGCGGGTCGAAGGGGTGATGCACCCGTCACCTCGCAACCCTCAGGCTAATAAGGGCTGGGATGCTATCATGAGAGCAAAACTGGAAGAGCTTGGCGTGATGCCTCTCATCACAGGCTGA
- the SMUG1 gene encoding single-strand selective monofunctional uracil DNA glycosylase isoform X2, with the protein MSLFASQEKIQPGGRSPMNSSEAPMNVLEGGSLAEEFLRIEREQMVRLGDLTFPESVRYVYKPLDYAWEPHQDYVHRYCQSPKEVLFLGMNPGPFGMAQTGVSRHGQRCHLEQCSLSETGSRYVGRFLGQHVSIPRDPSGAWSAPRQSESGRNLTPADLPAAQREQLLQVCDDALCETVKLLGIAMVIGVGRFAEQRARKALAASGITVRVEGVMHPSPRNPQANKGWDAIMRAKLEELGVMPLITG; encoded by the exons ATGTCCTTGTTTGCTTCTCAGGAAAAGATTcagccag GTGGAAGATCTCCGATGAACTCCTCAGAGGCCCCCATGAACGTCTTGGAAGGGGGCAGCTTGGCTGAAGAGTTTCTGCGCATCGAACGAGAGCAGATGGTCCGCCTGGGGGACCTCACCTTCCCAGAGTCTGTTCGATATGTTTACAAGCCTCTGGATTATGCCTGGGAGCCACACCAAGATTATGTGCATCGATACTGCCAGTCTCCCAAGGAGGTGCTCTTTCTTGGCATGAACCCTGGACCTTTTGGTATGGCACAGACTGGGgtaagcagacatgggcaaag GTGCCATTTGGAGCAGTGCAGCCTGTCCGAGACTGGCTCCAGGTACGTGGGGAGGTTTCTAGGCCAGCATGTGAGCATCCCAAGAGACCCATCCGGGGCTTGGAGTGCCCCCAGACAGAG CGAGAGTGGGCGCAACCTGACTCCGGCAGACTTGCCAGCAGCCCAGCGAGAACAGCTCTTGCAGGTCTGTGATGATGCGCTGTGCGAAACGGTGAAGCTATTGGGCATTGCGATGGTCATTGGTGTGGGACGGTTTGCGGAACAGCGGGCCCGCAAGGCCCTAGCAGCCTCTGGTATTACCGTGCGGGTCGAAGGGGTGATGCACCCGTCACCTCGCAACCCTCAGGCTAATAAGGGCTGGGATGCTATCATGAGAGCAAAACTGGAAGAGCTTGGCGTGATGCCTCTCATCACAGGCTGA